A genome region from Archaeoglobus fulgidus DSM 4304 includes the following:
- a CDS encoding ATP-binding cassette domain-containing protein, whose protein sequence is MFEVKDLHVAYGSYEVLRGVNLEVDRGEIVSIIGSNGAGKSTLFRTISGLIKPRSGRIIFEGEDIAGKSPEEIVSIGITHCPEGRFLFPELSVYKNLLLGYYTKRKDKKGFKERLEYVFEIFPVLKERINQRAGTMSGGEQQMLAIARALMPSPKLLLLDEPSLGLSPKLSWSVFEVLKEIKKDTAILVSEQNASLCLKVSDRTYVMELGEIRLSGKADEVLANPEVKRAYLGI, encoded by the coding sequence TTGTTTGAGGTTAAAGACCTTCACGTAGCATACGGCAGCTACGAGGTTCTCAGAGGTGTGAATCTCGAAGTTGACCGTGGCGAAATCGTCTCGATAATTGGTAGCAATGGTGCAGGAAAAAGCACTCTTTTCAGAACTATTTCTGGCCTAATCAAGCCGAGAAGCGGCAGAATAATCTTTGAGGGAGAAGACATTGCGGGGAAAAGCCCTGAAGAGATTGTTTCAATAGGCATCACCCACTGTCCGGAAGGTAGATTCCTCTTTCCAGAGCTTAGCGTTTACAAAAACCTCCTCCTCGGCTACTACACTAAAAGGAAGGACAAGAAGGGGTTTAAGGAAAGGCTTGAGTACGTTTTCGAGATATTCCCGGTTCTGAAAGAAAGAATTAACCAGAGGGCAGGGACGATGAGCGGTGGTGAGCAGCAGATGCTCGCAATTGCCAGAGCTCTGATGCCATCCCCGAAACTCCTGCTCCTGGACGAGCCAAGCCTGGGATTGTCTCCTAAGCTTTCGTGGAGTGTTTTTGAGGTGTTAAAAGAAATAAAAAAAGACACGGCTATTCTTGTCTCAGAGCAGAACGCCTCTCTCTGTTTGAAAGTTTCCGACAGGACTTACGTCATGGAGCTTGGAGAAATAAGGCTCAGCGGTAAAGCCGATGAGGTCTTGGCAAACCCAGAGGTGAAGAGGGCATATCTCGGTATTTGA
- a CDS encoding ABC transporter ATP-binding protein: protein MLKVEGVGIRFGGLIALNNVTFEIRKGEVLGIIGPNGAGKTTLFNVISGLYKPDEGVIIFEGKNITTMPPHKIVRLGISRTFQTVSLYFNLPAIGNLLITLTAWYRSGVLSALREENGDETFKEAMELLNFVGLDEKAFTPVKNLPQEAQRRLSIAIALATKPKLLLLDEPTAGLNLEETDRILEIIRTLKERGVTVAIIEHKMRFIMGVSDRIVVLDSGEIIAEGSPKEIVENERVIKAYLGESYVV from the coding sequence ATGCTGAAAGTTGAGGGAGTTGGAATAAGATTTGGAGGTCTAATAGCTCTGAACAACGTAACCTTTGAAATCAGGAAGGGGGAAGTTCTGGGGATTATTGGGCCAAATGGGGCTGGAAAGACGACCTTGTTCAACGTCATTTCGGGCCTTTACAAACCAGATGAGGGTGTTATAATCTTCGAGGGGAAGAACATAACGACCATGCCTCCACATAAAATCGTAAGGCTCGGGATAAGCAGAACTTTCCAGACGGTCAGTCTGTACTTCAACCTACCTGCAATCGGTAACCTGCTCATAACGCTCACCGCATGGTACAGAAGCGGCGTTCTATCCGCCCTGAGAGAAGAGAACGGTGACGAGACCTTCAAGGAGGCCATGGAACTTTTAAACTTTGTTGGACTTGATGAAAAGGCCTTCACTCCTGTCAAAAACCTTCCGCAGGAAGCTCAAAGGAGGCTTTCCATCGCCATTGCACTGGCAACAAAGCCAAAGCTGCTTTTGCTCGACGAGCCTACAGCAGGTCTGAATCTGGAGGAGACGGACAGAATTCTGGAAATTATAAGGACTCTGAAGGAGAGAGGTGTTACAGTTGCAATAATTGAGCATAAAATGAGGTTCATAATGGGTGTTTCTGACAGAATTGTCGTTCTGGACAGCGGAGAGATTATCGCAGAAGGCAGCCCTAAGGAAATCGTAGAGAACGAAAGAGTCATTAAGGCATATTTGGGTGAGAGCTATGTTGTTTGA
- a CDS encoding branched-chain amino acid ABC transporter permease, which produces MNWKFVYPVILILAVLLPLTGSSYALRISTLFIIYTIAAMGLNIIIGYTGQASLAQGAFYGLGAYVSALLVLNGWSFWASVIVAIAFVAFVAFLIGLMTLRLKGAYFAIATLLFNVIIYEVVDKWDEVTRGPRGLFGIPSPSIELSGISISFSGTYNFYYLMLAVLIVMTLLYWLIIRSSFGSIIVAIRENELLAEYAGVNLTKFKVASFVLSAIFAAVAGAFYSAYIGSIFPDITSFVNSFAFLTAIIFGGAGTMLGPFIGTAVVTLINEVFFTLAQYTVLVQGIVFLLAILFMPKGVMGAYYSRKAEKGEKLPKRALVGKF; this is translated from the coding sequence ATGAACTGGAAGTTTGTTTATCCCGTAATTTTGATTCTGGCAGTGCTTCTGCCGCTGACAGGTTCGTCTTATGCGCTCAGGATTTCAACGCTGTTCATAATATACACAATAGCTGCCATGGGGCTGAACATAATAATCGGATACACAGGCCAAGCTTCTCTGGCTCAGGGAGCTTTTTACGGTCTTGGAGCCTACGTTAGCGCCTTGCTTGTGCTTAACGGCTGGTCTTTCTGGGCGTCAGTGATCGTGGCAATCGCCTTCGTGGCCTTTGTGGCGTTCCTGATAGGTCTAATGACTCTCAGACTTAAGGGTGCGTACTTTGCCATTGCCACGCTCTTATTCAACGTCATAATCTATGAAGTTGTGGACAAGTGGGATGAGGTTACCAGAGGGCCGAGGGGGCTTTTTGGCATCCCTTCTCCGTCAATTGAGCTTAGCGGTATTTCAATCAGTTTCAGTGGAACCTACAACTTTTACTACCTCATGCTGGCCGTTCTGATCGTCATGACTCTCCTTTACTGGCTTATAATCAGGTCCTCCTTCGGCAGCATAATAGTTGCAATCAGAGAGAATGAGCTATTGGCCGAGTACGCAGGGGTAAATCTTACGAAGTTCAAGGTTGCCTCTTTCGTCTTAAGTGCCATCTTCGCCGCTGTTGCTGGAGCCTTCTACTCTGCATACATCGGCAGCATCTTTCCAGATATTACGAGCTTCGTTAACAGCTTTGCATTCCTCACCGCTATCATCTTTGGAGGCGCTGGAACTATGCTTGGACCGTTCATAGGAACCGCCGTTGTTACGCTGATAAACGAGGTCTTCTTCACACTCGCTCAGTACACAGTCCTCGTTCAGGGAATCGTATTCCTTTTGGCGATTCTGTTCATGCCAAAAGGAGTTATGGGGGCTTACTACTCTAGAAAGGCCGAGAAGGGAGAAAAACTTCCCAAAAGGGCTCTTGTAGGTAAGTTCTGA